Within Kutzneria chonburiensis, the genomic segment GTTCTGCCGGCATCAGGCGGTCGGGCAGGGTAAAATGCGGTGGTACGTCGGTTCGGGATCGGGCAGGCTACGCCCTGTGACCGATCTGTTTCCCCTGGCCAACCGTATTGCCGACGTGGCCGGAGTAGTGGGTGTCGTGCTCGGCGGGTCGAGGGCCCGTGGCACCGCCGATGCCCATTCCGACACCGATATCGGCGTCTACCGCCGGGGTGAGATGGACTTGTCCGCTCTCCGCGAAATCGCCGCCGAGTACCCCGGATCGTCCGTGGCCGCGCCCGGCGAATGGGGTCCGTGGGTCGACGGCGGCGCGTGGCTGCGGACGCCCGGTTCCAAGACCGACCTGCTCTGGCGGGACCTCGACCGGGTCGACGCCGTCCTCGCCGAAATCCAGCAAGGCGTCGTCCGCTGCGAACAGCAGGTCGGCCATCCCCTGGGTTTCTTCTCTTACGCGTACTTGGCCGAGCTCGCGACCTGTCAGGTCCTCGTCGACCGCGCCGGGGCGCTGGCCGAGGTGCTGGCGGCCCTCGATCCGTATCCCCCAACGCTGGCCGCCGCGATCGAGCGGACCTACGGCTTCGAGGCCCGGTTCAGCGTCGACAACGCCGTGGTGCCGGCAGCGCGCGGAGATCGCTTCTCCGCCAACGGTTTCCTGTTCCGGGGCATCGGCTGTCTGGTGCACGTCCTGCACGCCCGGGCCGGCGCCTGGCTGGCGACGGAGAAGAACGCCGTCGCCTCCGCCGCCAAGTTGCCTTGCGCACCAACGGATTTCGCCGTCCGCGTCGAGCACGTCCTGGCCGCCGCGGATGTCGCGGCGGCACAGGACCTGCTCACGGAATGCCGGTTGTGACCTCAGGCGTCCAGGAAGGGCCGGGCGTTATGCGACGTGCCACTCCTTGAGCAGGTCCGCCTGGGGGATTCCGCTGTCGCGGCATACCAGTGCGGGTAGGTCACGTACACCATCTCCGTGTCCTCGTCGGCAACGTAGTCGACCTGGGTCCCGGCGCGCAGGTAGAGCAGCTCGCCGACGCCGGCCGACACGGGACCGCCCGGCCCGTTGACGGTGAACCGGCCCTTGGTGATGACCAGGACCTCGTCGTAGTTCACCTGCCACGGGTTGGTCTCGCCCTTGCCGTACCGGCCGTAGCCGACGCTCATCTGTGCGCCGTGTTCCTGGTTGAGCACGTCGGCCAGGAAGATCTGCTGGTCCAGCCGCTGAAACCAGGACGTCGGGGTGTCGACGCCAAACCGTTGCACCGTCATCATCGCCTCCGGAGCTAAGTGGAATTTCTTCCACTTATAGAAGTGGAGAAAGTTCCACTTGTCAACCGGCTAGGCTGCCGCGGTGCTTCCGATCTCCGGGTCCGGCCCCACGGAGCGAGCCGACGCGGCGCGCAACCGGCAGAAGATCCTGCGGGCCGCGGCCAAGCTGGTCGCCACGCGCGGGGTGGAGAGCCTCGCCCTGGACGAGGTGGCCGCGGCAGCCGGAGTCGGCGTCGGCACGGTCTACCGGCGGTACCCCGATCGCGGCGCGCTGGCGCACGCATTGCTCGAGGAGAACGAACGCGAGTTCCAGGCGGCGTTCATCGGCGGCCCACCGCCGCTGGGACCGGGCGCGCCCGCGAGCGAGCGGATCCGCGCGTTCGTGCACGCATTCGTGGATCGCTTGGAAGACCAGGGAAAGCTGCTGATGGTCGCGGAGACCGAGACGCCGATGGCGCGCTTCGTCACCGGCGCCTACCGGTTGCACCACAACCACCTGGCGATGCTCATCGCCGAGGTCGAACCGGACGTCGACGCGGACTTCCGGGCGGACGCGCTGATGGCGCCGCTGGCCGCGGCGCAGTACGTCCATCAGCGCGAGAACGGCATGAGCGTGGACCGCATCAAGGCCGGCTTCGACCAGCTGCTGAGCTGATCGCCGCCGGCCTCGAGCGGGATTTCAGTGCGTGGGCTTGGGGACGTTCGTCGGGGCAAAGGTTGCTGCCGGCGGAGTTGTCGGCCATTCCGCCGCGCAGTGGGTGCCGCGGGCCGGCAGCGTGAGATCGAGCAGGTAGGCGTTGATGGCGTCACGGGCGCAGAGGCTGTTGCCGTAGTCGCCGTGGCCGGTGCCGTCGTAGGTGAGCAGCCGCGCGGTGGGGATCTGCGTGACGACGTTCTGGGCCCACTCGTACGGGGTCGCGACGTCGTGGATGCCGTTGGTCATCAGCACCGGTGGGGCGTTGCGGACGTGCAACGCGTGCTGGGGATTGTTCAGCGGCCCGGTCCAGCCGAGGCAGTTGGTGACGTCGGAGAAGAAGTCGGAGAAGTGGGTGTGCGGGGCGACGGCCTCGGAGGTGGCGCGCAGGGCGCTCAGCGACGAGAAGTTGTCGATGTTGGGCCAGGTCCAGTCGGAGCACCAGATGGCCTGGTAGCTGTTGTCCTCGGTGTCGGACGGCGGCGCGAGGTGGACGGTGCCGGCGGCCAGCTGCTTGAGGGCGTCGGCGAGGGCGAACCAGTCGCGGGCCGGGTGGTACATGGCGCTGAACGCGCGGTCGCGAAGGCCGGCCGGTGTGATGTCTCCCAGAGTGCCGGCCGACGCCTTGGCGTAGAGATTGTCCCACAGTGCCAACACATCCTGGTCGTGTAGCGAGCACGACGGCGTGCGGTCGCACCAGGAAGCGAAGTCCTTGAACGAGTTCTCGAACGCCAGCGCGGCCGTGGCCTCGTAGCGGAAGGCACCGATGCTGTGGTCCATGTTGGAGTCGAGCACGATGGCCCGCAGATTCCGGCCGTACCGCTCCAGATACTGCTGGCCGATCTGCGTGCCGTACGAGACGCCGTAATAGCTGATCTTGGATTCGCCGAGCTGCTCGCGCAGGAAGTCCATGTCCCGCACCACACTCACGGTGTCCACGTGATCGAACAGCGGCCCGTTCAGCTGCCGGCAGTTCTTGGCCACCCGGTCGTTGTGCGCCAACAGGTTCCGGTACTGGTCACGGGTCGTCGGCACCAACTCGACCGGCTCTTCCAGAACCTTGCTGTCACACCGGATATCCGCGCTGGCCCCGACGCCGCGCGGGTCGAAGCCGACGATGTCGAACGAGTCGGCCAGCGCCTGGTAGCGGGCGCTGTGGGCGATGGCCTCCACGTAGCTGACGCCGGAACCGCCCGGACCGCCGGGGTTGACCATCAGCACACCCTTGCGCTGCGCCGGTTTCGCCGCCTTCAGCCGGGCGACGGCCATCGGTGTGGTCGGCCCGTGCGGACGGGTCCAGTCCACGGGAACGGGCACCGTGGCGCAGTCCACCGCCGGCTGGCCGTCACACGGATGCCAGTCGACAGTGGCCGCGGAAGCGGTTGCGGGGGCGAGGGTCGACAGCAGGGTGGCAACGCCCAGGCAGGCAAGGAGTCGGCGCATGGACCCACCCTCGCGGACGGCGAGAACCGGCCACAACGGTCACGTTTTCACTGTGAATCAGGTCGGTCAGCGACCGGCCCGCCGCACCCCGGCCGCCGCGTCGATTGCCGCCAAACGGCGGCGCACCTGCTCCACCCGATGGTCGCCGACCTGCTCGAGAATGGCCAGCGACTGCTCCCAGGACTCCTTGGCCTCGGCCAGCTTCCCGTCCTCGTGCAGCACGCTGGCCAGCTCGTGCAGCGACCACGCCTCACCCGGCCGGCCGCCGGACTCCCGGAACAGCCGCACCGCCCCACGGAAGCAGTCGGCGGCCCGGTCGAGCTTGCCGAAATGCCGGTGCGCCTCGCCCAGTTCGCGATACACCTTGATCGCCCCGGCCCGGTCGTCCATCTCCACGAACAGCCGCAGCGCCCGGTCGAAGTTGGCCACGGATTCCTGGTACCGCCCCAGAACCCGGCAGTACGAGCCGAGGTGGCTCAACGCCCAGGCCTCGCTCCACCGGTCGCCGTTCTCCCGGCTCACCGCCAACGCGCGGTTGGTCAGCTCGAACGCCTCGTCGACCCGCCCGGCCCAGAAGTACGCCGACCCCAGCGCCCCGCCGACCACGTGGTCCAGCGGCCCGCCGGACAGCGGCTCGTAGACGATCCGCGCCCGCTCCATGCACTCCAACACCTGCATGTGGCGGCGCAATTCGTTGTAGCAGTAGCCGAGTCCGATCAGCAGCCGCACCTCGCCGTACCGGTCGCCGGCAGCCACCGCAGCGCCGATACCGGTCTGGTGACTGCTGATCCACTCCGGCCACGGCGTCCGCAGCGCGAAGAACGCCCACATGGCCCCGGGAATCCCGGTGGCGTGGTAGGTGTCGCCGAGCTCGGCGGCCTGCGCGGTCGCGGCGACGAGGTTGGACAACTCCGTCTCGCACCATGCCAACGCGGCGCTGCCGTCGGTGAACGTCGCCGGCTGCCCACCGGGCACGGGCGGCGGCAGTTCGGAACGCCGCCGGAACGGGGCCAGCATCTCGTCGACCGTGTTGGCGGTGTGCAGATAGAAGTCCAGCAGCCGGCTGACCGCGCCAATCCGCTCGGCCCGGCTGTCGTGCTCGGCGGCGCACTCGGCCGAGTAGACGCGCAGCAGGTCGTGGAAGCGATAACGGTCGCGGCCAACGCCTTCCAGCAGGTGCCCACTGGCCACGACGTCAAGCAGCCGCCGCGCCCGCACCACCGGCACGTTGGCCAGGGCCGCTGCGGCGGCGACGCTGATCTCCGTGCCAGCGTGCAGCCCGAGCATGCGGAACATGCGGGCCGGCTCCGGCTTCAAGGCGTGGTACGACCACGAGAACACGGCCCGGACGGCAGTGCTCTCGTCGTCAACGGCCAGCACGTCCAGCCGAGCCCGCTCATCGGCCAGCTCCTGGCACAGATCGTCCAGGTCGAGATGCGGACGGTCGTTGAGCTGCGCGGCGGCGATCCGCAGCGCCAGCGGCAGATGCCCGCACAGCCGAGCCAGCTCGGCGGCGGCCTCCGGCTGCGCCTCGATCTGTGCCTTGCCGACGCCGGCCGCCAGCATCTCCACGGATTCCGGCTCGGCCAGCACGTCCAACGTCACGCGATGGGCCCCGTCCCGGGCCACCAGCCCGCCCAGCCGGCTGCGGCTGGTGACGATCACCGAGCAGCTCGGGCTGCCCGGCAACAGCGGCCGGACCTGGTCGGTGCTGGCCGCGTTGTCCAGCAACACAAGCATGCGCTTACCGGCGATCAGGCTCCGGTACAGGCCGGCCTGCTCGTCGGTCTCGGCCGGGATCGCCGACGCCTCCACGCCCAGGCCGCGCAACAGCTGCCCCAGCGCGGCGGCCGGTTGCAGCGGCGGCTGCTGCGGGTCGAAACCGCGCAGGTTGACGTAGAGCTGCCCGTCGGGGAACTGCTCGGCCACCCGGTGCGCGACGTGCACGGCCAGCGCGGTCTTGCCGATGCCGCCGCTGCCGTCGATCGCCGAGATCACGGCCACCGTGCGGTCGCCGCCGACCAGCACGTCCTCCAACTGGGCCAATTCCTGCACCCGTCCGGTGAAACCGGGCACGTCGTGCGGCAGCTGGGCCGGCTTGGGCGTGGTGATGGCGCCGGTGCTGATCGGCGCGGCAGTCGGCGCCGGCGCGGCCGGCTTGTCGGCGATCAGGTCGCGGTGCAGGTCCCGCAGCTCGGGGCCGGGCTCGATGCCCAGCTCGTCGACCAGCACGCGACGAGCGTCCTCGAACACCTCCAGCGCGTCGGCCTTGCGGCCGGCGCCGTAGAGGGCGGTCATCAGCAGCGCCCGCGGCCGTTCGCGCAGCGGCTGCTGGCGCACGACCGGCGACAGCTCGGCCACGGCGTCGTCGTTGCGGCCGAGCGCGATCAGCGCGTCGGCCAGCGACTCCACGGTGGCCAGCCGCAGCTCGTCCACCCGGGCCCGTTCGCCCGCGACGAACGGGCAGGAGATGCCGTCGAACGGCAGCCCCCGCCACAGCCGCAGCGCCGACTGGAGCTGGACCACCGCGCCGTGAAGATCGCCCGAGCTTCGCGCGATTCTTGCCCGTTCGCGCAGCTGCTCGGCCCGGTCGCAGTCGAGCGCGCCCGGTTCGAGCCGGAGCAGGTAACCGGAATTGGCGCCGGCCGAGACCAGAAGCGCACTGGGCGCACGACTGGGCCGATCGGGTTCGAGGGCGCGGCGCAGGGCCGAGAGGTACGTGGAGACGCTGCCGCCGGCCGTGGTCGGCGGGTCGTCGCCCCACAGGGCATCGACCAGCTCCGTGCGTCCGACGGCGCGATTCGCGCGCAGCGCCAGCAAAGCCAGCAGGGCGCGTTGCATCGGGGGACCCAGTGCGATCTCGCGATCCCCGAGAAGCGCCCGCACCGGTCCCAGCACCTCGACCCGCAGCGGAACCCCGTTCGCCGCGTGCACCTTTCCACCACCTGCCCCAGCAGAGCCGCGCCGGGAGCATACAGCGCGAACGAGAATGCGAACCGTTGTCAGTTCTATTACGGACAGTGTGATGTGATGACGCTCGGCGAACCTGGACAACCGCCCGGCGCGCCGAAGTGGCAATCGATCACTCTTCCGGAGCAGACTGTCGCATCCGCAGTGTGACGTAGATAACGGAGGCGCCCGTGCGCGTCGAGTTCTCCTGGGAGCCGGAAGCGGCCGATCGCCGCGATGCCCTGCGGGCCGTCGCGCCCGCGGTCCGGTGGGCTCCCGCGTTCGCGGTCTGCCTGGTGATCCTGGCGGCCTTCCTGCTGCTCGCCGACAACACCTCGGCCGCGGTGTTGACCCTGGTGGCGGCGGCCGCGGTGGCCGTCGGCGTGCCGTGGCAGGCCAGCCTGCTCTACCGCGACACCCTGTCGGCGAACCAGCGCGTGCGGGCCACCGCCGACGAGTTCGCGCTGCGCATGCACGGCATGGGCCTGCCCGACGAGCTGGCCT encodes:
- a CDS encoding nucleotidyltransferase domain-containing protein, translated to MTDLFPLANRIADVAGVVGVVLGGSRARGTADAHSDTDIGVYRRGEMDLSALREIAAEYPGSSVAAPGEWGPWVDGGAWLRTPGSKTDLLWRDLDRVDAVLAEIQQGVVRCEQQVGHPLGFFSYAYLAELATCQVLVDRAGALAEVLAALDPYPPTLAAAIERTYGFEARFSVDNAVVPAARGDRFSANGFLFRGIGCLVHVLHARAGAWLATEKNAVASAAKLPCAPTDFAVRVEHVLAAADVAAAQDLLTECRL
- a CDS encoding TetR/AcrR family transcriptional regulator; translation: MLPISGSGPTERADAARNRQKILRAAAKLVATRGVESLALDEVAAAAGVGVGTVYRRYPDRGALAHALLEENEREFQAAFIGGPPPLGPGAPASERIRAFVHAFVDRLEDQGKLLMVAETETPMARFVTGAYRLHHNHLAMLIAEVEPDVDADFRADALMAPLAAAQYVHQRENGMSVDRIKAGFDQLLS
- a CDS encoding AfsR/SARP family transcriptional regulator, whose amino-acid sequence is MHAANGVPLRVEVLGPVRALLGDREIALGPPMQRALLALLALRANRAVGRTELVDALWGDDPPTTAGGSVSTYLSALRRALEPDRPSRAPSALLVSAGANSGYLLRLEPGALDCDRAEQLRERARIARSSGDLHGAVVQLQSALRLWRGLPFDGISCPFVAGERARVDELRLATVESLADALIALGRNDDAVAELSPVVRQQPLRERPRALLMTALYGAGRKADALEVFEDARRVLVDELGIEPGPELRDLHRDLIADKPAAPAPTAAPISTGAITTPKPAQLPHDVPGFTGRVQELAQLEDVLVGGDRTVAVISAIDGSGGIGKTALAVHVAHRVAEQFPDGQLYVNLRGFDPQQPPLQPAAALGQLLRGLGVEASAIPAETDEQAGLYRSLIAGKRMLVLLDNAASTDQVRPLLPGSPSCSVIVTSRSRLGGLVARDGAHRVTLDVLAEPESVEMLAAGVGKAQIEAQPEAAAELARLCGHLPLALRIAAAQLNDRPHLDLDDLCQELADERARLDVLAVDDESTAVRAVFSWSYHALKPEPARMFRMLGLHAGTEISVAAAAALANVPVVRARRLLDVVASGHLLEGVGRDRYRFHDLLRVYSAECAAEHDSRAERIGAVSRLLDFYLHTANTVDEMLAPFRRRSELPPPVPGGQPATFTDGSAALAWCETELSNLVAATAQAAELGDTYHATGIPGAMWAFFALRTPWPEWISSHQTGIGAAVAAGDRYGEVRLLIGLGYCYNELRRHMQVLECMERARIVYEPLSGGPLDHVVGGALGSAYFWAGRVDEAFELTNRALAVSRENGDRWSEAWALSHLGSYCRVLGRYQESVANFDRALRLFVEMDDRAGAIKVYRELGEAHRHFGKLDRAADCFRGAVRLFRESGGRPGEAWSLHELASVLHEDGKLAEAKESWEQSLAILEQVGDHRVEQVRRRLAAIDAAAGVRRAGR
- a CDS encoding cupin gives rise to the protein MTVQRFGVDTPTSWFQRLDQQIFLADVLNQEHGAQMSVGYGRYGKGETNPWQVNYDEVLVITKGRFTVNGPGGPVSAGVGELLYLRAGTQVDYVADEDTEMVYVTYPHWYAATAESPRRTCSRSGTSHNARPFLDA
- a CDS encoding YcxB family protein yields the protein MRVEFSWEPEAADRRDALRAVAPAVRWAPAFAVCLVILAAFLLLADNTSAAVLTLVAAAAVAVGVPWQASLLYRDTLSANQRVRATADEFALRMHGMGLPDELAWSSLQSWQETEHGIVLRLGARAHGPVYAVPHRAFALPSDEHMFRELLIRRVGPTG
- a CDS encoding alpha/beta hydrolase, with protein sequence MRRLLACLGVATLLSTLAPATASAATVDWHPCDGQPAVDCATVPVPVDWTRPHGPTTPMAVARLKAAKPAQRKGVLMVNPGGPGGSGVSYVEAIAHSARYQALADSFDIVGFDPRGVGASADIRCDSKVLEEPVELVPTTRDQYRNLLAHNDRVAKNCRQLNGPLFDHVDTVSVVRDMDFLREQLGESKISYYGVSYGTQIGQQYLERYGRNLRAIVLDSNMDHSIGAFRYEATAALAFENSFKDFASWCDRTPSCSLHDQDVLALWDNLYAKASAGTLGDITPAGLRDRAFSAMYHPARDWFALADALKQLAAGTVHLAPPSDTEDNSYQAIWCSDWTWPNIDNFSSLSALRATSEAVAPHTHFSDFFSDVTNCLGWTGPLNNPQHALHVRNAPPVLMTNGIHDVATPYEWAQNVVTQIPTARLLTYDGTGHGDYGNSLCARDAINAYLLDLTLPARGTHCAAEWPTTPPAATFAPTNVPKPTH